One genomic segment of Pseudonocardia sp. T1-2H includes these proteins:
- a CDS encoding YkvA family protein, producing MDWWQTLIATCGGLLILWLGLLGALWLTGRRTHDPTSWQEGLRLLPDVIRLLRRLAADPDLPRGVRVRLGLLLGYLLLPFDLVPDFIPVLGYADDAIVVALALRAVVRRAGPDALARHWPGTPAGLATLHRLARLPAPDAPGTSNGGTR from the coding sequence GTGGACTGGTGGCAGACGCTGATCGCGACGTGCGGTGGGCTGCTGATCCTCTGGCTGGGCCTGCTCGGCGCGCTCTGGCTCACCGGACGCCGCACCCATGACCCGACCAGCTGGCAGGAGGGGCTGCGACTGCTGCCCGATGTGATCCGGCTGCTGCGGCGCCTGGCTGCCGACCCCGACCTACCCCGCGGCGTCCGGGTGCGGCTCGGGCTGCTGCTCGGCTACCTGCTCCTGCCCTTCGATCTGGTCCCCGACTTCATCCCGGTCCTGGGCTACGCCGACGACGCCATCGTCGTCGCCCTCGCTCTGCGGGCCGTCGTCCGCCGCGCCGGCCCGGACGCCCTGGCCCGCCACTGGCCCGGCACCCCCGCCGGGCTCGCCACTCTGCACCGGCTCGCCCGCCTCCCCGCTCCCGATGCGCCGGGCACGAGCAACGGCGGGACGCGGTGA
- the katG gene encoding catalase/peroxidase HPI — protein MSDSPDAVVGETNDGSAGGLGVPVGRPSHPTGSPGNRDWWPNQLNLKILRKHTAVANPMGEDFDYGAEFRSLDLDALARDVDEVLTTSQEWWPADFGHYGPLVIRMVWHCAGTYRIQDGRGGAGAGMQRFAPLNSWPDNRNLDKARRLLWPVKEKYGRKISWADLMIFAGNRALETMGFTTFGFAGGRADVWEPDEDVYWGPERSWLGDERHSGVRELENPLAADQMGLIYVNPEGPNTVPDPYTSARDIRETFRRMGMNDEETVALIAGGHTFGKTHGVADPDRYLGPEPEGASLEEQGLGWKSSYGTGKGADAISSGLEGTWTPTPTRWDNSFFETLFGYEWDLALSPAGLWQWIPRNGAGAGTVPDAHDPSKTHSPTILTTDLALRFDPVYEPISRRFLENPDQLADAFARVWFKLTHLDMGPIQRYLGPLVPQERLIWQDPVPAVDHELVGAEDIAAFKSQILASGLSVSQLVSTAWASASTFRDSDKRGGANGARIRLEPQRGWEVNDPDTLAQVLRTLEGIQESFNSSHIGGKQVSLADLIVLGGTAAVEQAARDAGHDVQVPFTPGRTDASQEQTDAESFAPLEPVADGFRNYRAKGNRVPSEHLLLDRASLLTLSAPEMTVLVGGLRVLGANSGQSPLGVLTSAPGSLTNDFFVNLLDMGTEWAATSGDGAAAENFEGRDRATGEVTWTGSRVDLVFGSNSELRAVAEVYASDDARENFVRDFVAAWDKVMNLDRYDLA, from the coding sequence ATGTCTGACAGCCCTGACGCCGTTGTCGGCGAGACGAACGATGGGAGCGCGGGCGGGCTCGGCGTCCCGGTCGGGCGCCCCAGTCACCCGACCGGGAGCCCGGGCAACCGCGACTGGTGGCCGAACCAGCTCAACCTGAAGATCCTTCGGAAGCACACCGCCGTGGCCAACCCCATGGGCGAGGACTTCGACTACGGCGCGGAGTTCCGGAGCCTCGACCTCGATGCCCTGGCGAGGGACGTCGACGAGGTGCTGACCACCTCGCAGGAGTGGTGGCCGGCCGACTTCGGCCACTACGGGCCGCTCGTGATCCGGATGGTGTGGCACTGCGCCGGGACGTACCGGATCCAGGACGGCCGGGGCGGCGCGGGCGCCGGCATGCAGCGCTTCGCGCCGCTGAACAGCTGGCCGGACAACCGCAACCTCGACAAGGCGCGCCGGCTGCTCTGGCCGGTGAAGGAGAAGTACGGCCGCAAGATCTCATGGGCCGACCTGATGATCTTCGCGGGCAACCGCGCCCTGGAGACGATGGGCTTCACGACCTTCGGCTTCGCCGGCGGCCGGGCGGACGTCTGGGAGCCCGACGAGGACGTGTACTGGGGTCCCGAGCGCAGCTGGCTCGGCGACGAGCGCCACAGCGGCGTCCGGGAGCTGGAGAACCCACTGGCCGCCGACCAGATGGGCCTCATCTACGTCAACCCGGAGGGCCCGAACACGGTCCCCGACCCGTACACCTCGGCCCGGGACATCCGCGAGACGTTCCGCCGTATGGGGATGAACGACGAGGAGACCGTCGCGCTGATCGCGGGCGGGCACACGTTCGGCAAGACCCACGGCGTGGCCGACCCGGACCGCTACCTCGGCCCCGAACCCGAGGGCGCCTCCCTCGAGGAGCAGGGCCTGGGCTGGAAGAGCAGCTACGGCACCGGGAAGGGCGCGGACGCCATCTCCAGCGGGCTCGAGGGTACGTGGACACCCACCCCGACGAGGTGGGACAACAGCTTCTTCGAGACCCTGTTCGGCTACGAGTGGGACCTGGCGCTGAGCCCCGCCGGTTTGTGGCAGTGGATTCCGAGGAACGGCGCCGGGGCCGGCACCGTGCCGGACGCCCACGACCCGTCGAAGACACACTCCCCGACGATTCTCACGACGGACCTCGCGCTGCGGTTCGACCCGGTGTACGAGCCGATCTCGCGGCGCTTCCTGGAGAACCCGGACCAGCTGGCGGACGCGTTCGCCAGGGTCTGGTTCAAGCTGACGCACCTCGACATGGGCCCGATCCAGCGCTACCTCGGGCCGCTGGTCCCCCAGGAGAGGCTGATCTGGCAGGACCCGGTCCCGGCCGTTGACCACGAGCTCGTCGGCGCGGAGGACATCGCCGCGTTCAAGAGCCAGATCCTCGCGTCGGGGCTGTCGGTCTCCCAGCTCGTCTCCACCGCGTGGGCGTCGGCCTCGACGTTCCGCGACAGTGACAAGCGCGGCGGCGCGAACGGGGCGCGGATCCGCCTCGAGCCGCAACGGGGCTGGGAGGTGAACGACCCCGACACGCTGGCGCAGGTGCTGCGCACCCTGGAGGGGATCCAGGAGTCCTTCAACAGCTCCCACATCGGGGGCAAGCAGGTGTCGCTGGCCGACCTCATCGTGCTCGGCGGGACCGCCGCCGTCGAACAGGCCGCCAGGGACGCCGGCCACGACGTGCAGGTGCCCTTCACCCCGGGGCGCACGGACGCGTCGCAGGAGCAGACCGATGCGGAGTCCTTCGCACCGCTGGAGCCGGTCGCGGACGGGTTCCGCAACTACCGGGCGAAGGGGAACCGGGTGCCGTCGGAGCACCTGCTGCTCGACCGCGCGAGCCTGCTGACCCTGAGCGCGCCCGAGATGACCGTTCTCGTGGGTGGCCTGCGCGTGCTGGGCGCGAACTCCGGGCAGTCCCCGCTGGGCGTCCTCACCTCGGCGCCCGGGTCGCTGACCAACGACTTCTTCGTGAACCTGCTCGACATGGGCACGGAGTGGGCGGCGACGTCGGGAGACGGCGCGGCCGCGGAAAACTTCGAGGGCCGTGACCGCGCCACCGGCGAGGTCACGTGGACCGGCAGCCGCGTCGACCTCGTCTTCGGCTCGAACTCCGAGCTGCGTGCGGTCGCGGAGGTCTACGCGAGCGACGACGCGCGGGAGAATTTCGTGCGCGACTTCGTGGCCGCGTGGGACAAGGTCATGAACCTCGATCGGTACGACCTCGCCTGA
- a CDS encoding DNA-binding protein codes for MKDVHRLERTPVPPGKDTVYAAWERFARGEDHVRGVRPEVAISWHRCREQYRVDPHLTAAPVAAAHIDHTLEHDVVFTELGGLAVSLAQEVDNLSAIVTVTDGSGRVLAAWGDQVTLARAADSNLAPRFCWSECAAGTNGMGTALEVHRPILIRGAEHWCQAFHNWVCAGIAVRDVVTRDPIAVLNISCWRTQLPETTGAWLSDAVAATQRMLRRRARDSGVELVAAYTQARGHFGAALAAVDTAGKVVIADDTASVLMGVPASTPAIDPTVRWNPGLPDLIGVARFAGKQAAHNPDWVGSTQIFTHLAEEPTSISIRPVFLSGHLVGSLIAFGASGGEQPPEAEEPAHPRVPPRRLVAMREDRMVLLRLSEVCFAESDGNDVWLSTDEGRLRAASQGLDKLDGELADAGFLRVHRRYVVNLSRVREIERGFKGELSLVMDGRTNKMVPVSRRNAPAVRRALAI; via the coding sequence ATGAAGGATGTACACCGACTCGAGCGCACGCCGGTGCCCCCGGGTAAGGACACCGTGTACGCGGCCTGGGAACGGTTCGCGCGGGGCGAGGACCATGTCCGAGGCGTCCGTCCCGAGGTGGCGATCTCCTGGCATCGCTGCCGGGAGCAGTACCGCGTCGACCCACACCTCACCGCAGCCCCGGTCGCCGCCGCCCACATCGATCACACCCTCGAACACGACGTGGTGTTCACCGAACTGGGCGGACTCGCGGTGTCCCTGGCGCAGGAGGTGGACAATCTCAGTGCGATCGTCACCGTCACCGACGGCTCCGGCCGGGTCCTGGCCGCCTGGGGGGACCAGGTCACGCTCGCCAGGGCCGCCGACTCCAATCTGGCGCCCCGGTTCTGCTGGTCGGAGTGCGCGGCCGGCACGAACGGCATGGGCACGGCGCTGGAGGTGCACCGCCCGATACTGATCAGGGGCGCGGAGCACTGGTGCCAGGCATTCCACAACTGGGTCTGCGCGGGCATCGCGGTGCGGGACGTGGTGACCAGGGACCCGATCGCGGTGCTGAACATCTCCTGCTGGCGCACCCAGCTTCCCGAAACCACGGGCGCCTGGCTGTCCGACGCGGTCGCCGCGACGCAGCGCATGCTGAGAAGGCGCGCCCGGGACAGCGGTGTCGAGTTGGTCGCCGCATACACCCAGGCCAGAGGGCACTTCGGCGCCGCGCTCGCCGCGGTGGACACCGCAGGCAAGGTGGTGATCGCCGACGACACGGCGAGCGTGCTCATGGGCGTCCCGGCCTCCACCCCGGCGATCGACCCGACGGTGCGATGGAACCCCGGACTGCCGGACCTGATCGGCGTCGCCCGGTTCGCCGGCAAGCAGGCCGCCCACAACCCTGACTGGGTCGGCTCGACGCAGATCTTCACCCACCTCGCCGAAGAACCGACGTCGATCAGCATCCGGCCCGTGTTCCTGTCCGGGCACTTGGTCGGGAGCCTGATCGCGTTCGGCGCGTCCGGCGGGGAGCAGCCGCCCGAGGCAGAGGAGCCCGCGCACCCACGAGTGCCGCCGCGCCGGCTCGTCGCGATGCGCGAGGACCGGATGGTGCTGCTGCGGCTGTCCGAGGTCTGCTTCGCCGAGTCCGACGGCAACGACGTGTGGCTGTCGACCGACGAGGGGCGACTACGCGCTGCCTCCCAGGGCCTGGACAAGCTCGACGGCGAGCTGGCCGATGCCGGCTTCCTGAGGGTGCACCGCCGCTACGTGGTCAACCTCAGCCGCGTCCGGGAGATCGAGCGCGGGTTCAAGGGCGAGCTGTCCCTGGTCATGGACGGCCGGACGAACAAGATGGTGCCGGTCTCCCGGCGGAACGCGCCGGCCGTGCGCCGGGCGCTGGCCATCTGA
- a CDS encoding DoxX family protein: protein MGFTPAHNLGLLTLRAGVGGVLFAHGAQKLFGWFGGPGIEGTAGAFDQMGFKPGRANAMAAGVAEAGGGTLIGLGLATPVAGSVAAGTMIAAASVHAPNGFFAASGGYEYPALLGLSSAALSLTGPGDWSLDAAIGNRLNRPWMAGAGLLASSVLSAVLVQRRRRAVAARQAAPAAQAAADSPATPAASSAPAPDPRTGSASSGC, encoded by the coding sequence ATGGGGTTCACGCCAGCGCACAATCTCGGTCTGCTGACGCTGCGCGCCGGCGTCGGGGGAGTGCTGTTCGCTCATGGGGCGCAGAAGCTGTTCGGATGGTTCGGTGGGCCCGGGATCGAAGGAACCGCGGGCGCCTTCGATCAGATGGGGTTCAAGCCGGGTCGCGCCAACGCGATGGCCGCGGGGGTCGCCGAGGCGGGCGGGGGCACCCTGATCGGGCTCGGGCTGGCTACTCCTGTCGCCGGTTCGGTGGCCGCGGGCACGATGATCGCGGCGGCGTCGGTTCACGCCCCCAACGGCTTCTTCGCCGCCAGCGGCGGGTACGAGTACCCCGCGCTGCTCGGCTTGTCGTCGGCTGCGCTGTCCCTGACGGGGCCGGGGGACTGGTCGCTCGACGCGGCCATCGGGAACCGGCTGAACCGGCCGTGGATGGCGGGAGCCGGCCTGCTGGCGTCCTCGGTGCTCTCGGCGGTACTCGTGCAGCGTCGGCGCCGCGCGGTCGCAGCTCGGCAAGCCGCGCCGGCCGCGCAGGCCGCAGCAGACAGCCCGGCCACTCCGGCAGCGAGTTCCGCACCCGCTCCGGATCCTCGCACGGGATCGGCGTCGTCCGGCTGCTGA
- the hppD gene encoding 4-hydroxyphenylpyruvate dioxygenase, which translates to MSIDQTLTSQERLAELDLDQLRQLVGLVEYDDDRDPFPVTGWDSLVWSVGNATQAALYYQQVFGMELVAYSGPETGNRDHHAFVLRSGAVRFVLKGGVDPRSPLLDHHRRHGDGVVDIALEVPDVDRCIAHARARGATIVEEPHDVADEHGTVRTAAIATYGETRHSLVDRSRYTGPYLPGYVARSGHVRPEGAPERIFQALDHVVGNVELGRMDEWVDFYNRIMGFTNMAEFVGEDIATDYSALMSKVVASGNHRVKFPLNEPAPGKKRSQIDEYLDFYGGPGAQHLALATNDILRTVDTLRAKGVEFLATPDSYYEDPALRARIGEVRVPIEELQKRGILVDRDEDGYLLQIFTKPLGDRPTLFFEFIERHGSLGFGIGNFKALFEAIEREQDKRGNF; encoded by the coding sequence GTGAGCATCGACCAGACCCTCACCAGCCAGGAACGCCTCGCCGAGCTCGACCTCGACCAGCTCCGCCAGCTGGTCGGGCTGGTGGAGTACGACGACGACCGCGACCCGTTCCCCGTCACCGGGTGGGACTCCCTCGTGTGGTCGGTGGGCAACGCGACCCAGGCGGCGTTGTACTACCAGCAGGTGTTCGGCATGGAGTTGGTCGCGTACTCCGGCCCCGAGACCGGCAACCGTGACCACCACGCGTTCGTGCTGCGGTCCGGCGCCGTCCGGTTCGTCCTCAAGGGCGGCGTCGACCCGAGGAGCCCACTGCTCGACCACCACCGCCGCCACGGCGACGGCGTCGTCGACATCGCCCTCGAGGTCCCGGACGTCGACCGCTGCATCGCCCACGCCCGCGCCCGGGGCGCCACGATCGTCGAGGAGCCCCACGACGTCGCCGACGAGCACGGCACGGTGCGCACCGCGGCCATCGCCACCTACGGCGAGACCCGGCACAGCCTCGTCGACCGCTCCCGCTACACCGGCCCCTACCTGCCCGGCTACGTCGCGCGCTCCGGCCACGTCAGGCCGGAGGGCGCGCCCGAGCGGATCTTCCAGGCGCTCGACCACGTCGTCGGGAACGTCGAGCTCGGCCGGATGGACGAGTGGGTGGACTTCTACAACCGCATCATGGGTTTCACGAACATGGCCGAGTTCGTGGGCGAGGACATCGCGACGGACTACTCGGCGCTGATGAGCAAGGTCGTCGCCAGCGGCAACCACCGGGTGAAGTTCCCGCTCAACGAGCCGGCCCCGGGCAAGAAGCGCTCGCAGATCGACGAGTACCTGGACTTCTACGGCGGTCCCGGCGCCCAGCACCTGGCGCTGGCCACGAACGACATCCTGCGCACCGTGGACACGCTCCGGGCCAAGGGCGTGGAGTTCCTGGCGACGCCGGACTCGTACTACGAGGACCCGGCGTTGCGGGCGCGGATCGGTGAGGTCCGGGTGCCGATCGAGGAGCTGCAGAAGCGCGGGATCCTGGTCGACCGGGACGAGGACGGCTACCTGCTGCAGATCTTCACGAAGCCGCTCGGGGACCGGCCGACCCTGTTCTTCGAGTTCATCGAGCGGCACGGCTCGCTCGGGTTCGGGATCGGGAACTTCAAGGCCCTGTTCGAGGCCATCGAGCGCGAACAGGACAAGCGCGGCAACTTCTGA
- the fahA gene encoding fumarylacetoacetase translates to MTAIEVPDGSPFGVDNLPYGVFSVAGGSPRVGVRVGDSVVDLAAALGDEVFAEPTLNPFMAQGFDRWVQVREQVAALVAGDVPDGAVHAVRDVTTHLPIDVADYVDFYASEHHASNVGRLFRPDAEPLLPNWKHLPVGYHGRAGTVVVSGTDVVRPSGQRKAPMDAAPSFGPSARLDIEAELGFIVGTGTPLNAPIPVDDFARHVFGAVLLNDWSARDIQAWEYVPLGPNLGKSFATSISPWVVPILALEAARIPLPGQSDPEPLPYLRETGPWGLDVELVVEWNGEEVSRPPYREMYWSPAQMLAHMTVNGASSRTGDLYGSGTISGPEKGQRGAFLELTWGGKEPITVKGEERSFLLDGDEVVITGTAPGAGGGRIGFGEVRGRILPAH, encoded by the coding sequence ATGACCGCGATCGAGGTCCCCGACGGTTCGCCGTTCGGGGTGGACAACCTGCCCTACGGCGTCTTCTCCGTCGCCGGTGGCTCCCCGCGCGTCGGCGTGCGGGTCGGCGACTCCGTGGTCGACCTGGCCGCGGCGCTGGGCGACGAGGTCTTCGCCGAGCCCACCCTGAACCCGTTCATGGCCCAGGGGTTCGACCGCTGGGTGCAGGTCCGGGAGCAGGTCGCCGCACTGGTGGCCGGTGACGTGCCGGACGGCGCGGTGCACGCGGTGCGGGACGTGACGACGCACCTGCCGATCGACGTCGCGGACTACGTGGACTTCTACGCCTCGGAGCACCACGCGTCGAACGTCGGGCGGCTGTTCCGCCCCGACGCCGAGCCGCTGCTGCCCAACTGGAAGCACCTGCCCGTCGGCTACCACGGCCGGGCCGGCACAGTGGTCGTCTCCGGGACGGACGTGGTGCGGCCGAGCGGGCAGCGCAAGGCCCCGATGGACGCGGCGCCGTCGTTCGGGCCGAGCGCGCGGCTGGACATCGAGGCGGAGCTCGGGTTCATCGTCGGGACCGGGACCCCGCTGAACGCCCCGATCCCGGTCGACGACTTCGCGCGGCACGTCTTCGGCGCCGTCCTACTCAACGACTGGTCGGCCCGCGACATCCAGGCTTGGGAGTACGTGCCGCTGGGCCCGAACCTGGGCAAGAGCTTCGCGACGTCGATCTCGCCGTGGGTCGTGCCGATCCTGGCGCTGGAGGCAGCGCGGATCCCGTTGCCGGGGCAGTCCGATCCCGAGCCGCTGCCCTACCTGCGGGAGACCGGCCCGTGGGGGCTGGACGTCGAGCTGGTCGTGGAGTGGAACGGCGAGGAGGTCAGCCGGCCGCCCTACCGGGAGATGTACTGGTCCCCGGCGCAGATGCTCGCCCACATGACCGTCAACGGCGCGTCGTCGCGCACGGGTGACCTCTACGGTTCCGGCACGATCTCCGGGCCGGAGAAGGGTCAGCGGGGCGCGTTCCTGGAGCTCACCTGGGGCGGGAAGGAGCCGATCACGGTCAAGGGCGAGGAGCGGAGCTTCCTGCTCGACGGCGACGAGGTCGTCATCACCGGGACGGCCCCGGGTGCCGGGGGCGGCCGGATCGGTTTCGGCGAGGTCCGCGGCCGGATCCTGCCCGCCCACTGA
- a CDS encoding Lrp/AsnC family transcriptional regulator has translation MSTPLDALDIDLLRALHDSPRAGVLELSRTVGVARGTVQARLDRMEESGILTGYGPDLDVAAAGYGVQAFVTLEIAQGALDEVTAELTALPAVLEAYATTGSSDVLCRLAASSHEDLQQTLLALNRSPVVSRSTSVVVLSVVVPSRALPLLESTPRHAPRRAPAYRDAP, from the coding sequence ATGAGCACGCCACTTGATGCGCTGGACATCGACCTGTTACGGGCGCTGCACGACAGTCCCCGCGCGGGCGTCCTCGAACTCTCCCGGACGGTGGGGGTGGCCCGTGGCACGGTCCAGGCCCGGTTGGACCGGATGGAGGAGTCGGGGATCCTGACCGGTTACGGCCCGGATCTCGACGTCGCGGCGGCCGGGTACGGGGTGCAGGCGTTCGTGACCCTGGAGATCGCGCAGGGCGCGCTCGACGAGGTGACGGCCGAGCTGACCGCCCTGCCGGCGGTGCTCGAGGCCTACGCGACGACCGGTTCGTCGGATGTGCTCTGCCGGCTGGCCGCGTCGTCGCACGAGGACCTGCAGCAGACGCTGCTGGCGCTGAACCGGTCGCCCGTCGTCAGCCGTTCGACGAGCGTCGTGGTGCTGTCGGTCGTCGTGCCGTCGCGGGCGTTGCCGCTGCTGGAGAGCACGCCCCGCCACGCACCACGGCGCGCCCCGGCGTACCGGGACGCGCCGTGA
- a CDS encoding alpha/beta hydrolase — MTAHDHRSTDVDGLPMLARWGAEHPAAPLVVALHGNGTSEHSMIEIAPWLPHGPVAYVAVRGPIQQGTGFCWFTTTVDGRPGPSSLAATCTWFLDWLDTEGDPERPVILLGFRDGVTLAGALLLRAPHRFAGGMLIYGALPADSATRANRGRLAGMPVFLAHGDDDPRTPPELLARTWNWLTSASGAPVWATRDAGGRQLAGSVVGDAGTWLADRLDFLRAHGENPLPDGDEPRWPALPGDGRLPARAGDPPTTTSGIPQHQTSQNAPAHLQDRLWRRLAALDGVRTAPATVGVAGTRSLLVDRGATAGPDRAFLLPDLGEFAHQHPEADGSLHLVLPDGLAYDGLAKGWAVAHPLAGVRLSPGMVLVPGPRDLAELEIVAGIVEASHGYACGR; from the coding sequence ATGACGGCGCACGACCACCGATCCACCGACGTCGACGGCCTTCCCATGCTCGCCCGCTGGGGCGCCGAGCATCCCGCGGCACCGCTCGTCGTCGCCCTGCACGGGAACGGCACGAGCGAGCATTCGATGATCGAGATCGCGCCGTGGCTGCCGCACGGGCCTGTCGCCTATGTCGCCGTCCGGGGGCCGATCCAACAGGGCACGGGGTTCTGCTGGTTCACCACGACGGTCGACGGGCGCCCCGGACCCTCGAGTCTCGCCGCGACGTGCACCTGGTTCCTCGACTGGCTCGACACCGAAGGAGACCCCGAGCGGCCGGTGATACTCCTGGGGTTCCGAGACGGCGTGACCCTCGCCGGAGCCCTGCTGCTCCGTGCCCCGCACCGCTTCGCGGGCGGCATGCTCATCTACGGCGCGCTACCGGCCGATTCCGCGACCCGGGCCAACCGCGGCCGGCTCGCCGGCATGCCGGTGTTCCTCGCGCACGGCGACGACGACCCCCGCACACCGCCGGAGCTGCTCGCCCGTACCTGGAACTGGCTGACGAGCGCGAGCGGCGCCCCGGTGTGGGCCACGCGCGACGCCGGGGGCCGACAGCTGGCCGGATCGGTCGTCGGCGACGCCGGGACCTGGCTGGCGGACCGGCTCGACTTCCTGCGCGCCCACGGGGAGAACCCGCTGCCCGACGGCGACGAACCTCGCTGGCCGGCCCTGCCCGGCGACGGCAGGCTCCCCGCTCGCGCCGGGGATCCGCCCACGACCACGTCGGGAATCCCGCAGCACCAGACCTCGCAGAACGCCCCTGCGCACCTGCAGGACAGGCTCTGGCGTCGCCTTGCCGCTCTTGACGGAGTACGCACGGCGCCCGCGACCGTGGGGGTCGCGGGCACCCGGTCGCTGCTGGTCGACCGCGGCGCGACGGCCGGCCCGGATCGCGCCTTCCTCCTCCCCGACCTCGGCGAGTTCGCGCACCAGCACCCGGAAGCCGACGGCAGCCTGCACCTCGTCCTCCCCGACGGACTCGCCTACGACGGTCTGGCCAAGGGCTGGGCCGTCGCCCACCCGCTCGCCGGAGTGCGGCTGAGCCCGGGCATGGTGCTGGTACCCGGCCCACGCGACCTCGCCGAGCTGGAGATCGTGGCCGGGATCGTGGAGGCGTCGCACGGCTACGCGTGCGGACGCTGA
- a CDS encoding homogentisate 1,2-dioxygenase, which produces MAHYRRAGEIPPKRHTQHRTPEGGLYYEELMGEEGFSSDSSLLYHRGVPSAIVDATVWELGDVATTPNAPLVPRHLKLHDLFGEDWKAADAVTGRRLVLGNADVRISYVVAGEASPLYRNAVGDECVYVESGTAVVETVFGALDARQGDYVILPRATTHRWIPTGSDPLRLYAIEANSHIAPPKRYLSRYGQLLEHAPYCERDLHGPTEPLLVEDTDVEVLVKHRGSTGITGTRYVVPTHPFDVVGWDGCLYPYRFNIADFEPITGRVHQPPPAHQVFEADNLVICNFVPRKVDYHPLSIPVPYYHANVDSDEIMFYCGGNYEARKGSGIGQGSISVHPGGHSHGPQPGAMERSIGAEFFDELAVMVDTFRPLELGEGGRAVDDGTYAWSWSGRGPAS; this is translated from the coding sequence ATGGCGCACTACAGGCGAGCCGGTGAGATCCCGCCCAAGCGGCACACCCAGCACCGCACTCCCGAGGGCGGGCTCTACTACGAGGAGCTGATGGGCGAGGAGGGGTTCTCCTCGGACTCCTCGCTGCTCTACCACCGCGGCGTCCCCTCGGCCATCGTCGACGCGACCGTGTGGGAGCTCGGCGACGTCGCCACCACGCCGAACGCCCCGCTGGTGCCGCGGCACCTCAAGCTGCACGACCTGTTCGGCGAGGACTGGAAGGCCGCCGACGCGGTCACCGGCCGGCGCCTCGTCCTCGGCAACGCCGACGTCCGGATCTCCTACGTCGTCGCCGGGGAGGCCAGCCCGCTCTACCGCAACGCCGTCGGCGACGAGTGCGTCTACGTCGAGTCGGGCACCGCGGTCGTCGAGACGGTCTTCGGTGCGCTCGACGCCCGGCAGGGCGACTACGTGATCCTGCCCCGCGCCACCACGCACCGCTGGATCCCCACCGGCAGCGACCCGCTGCGGCTCTACGCCATCGAGGCGAACTCCCACATCGCCCCGCCCAAGCGCTACCTGTCCCGCTACGGGCAGCTGCTGGAGCACGCCCCCTACTGCGAACGGGACCTGCACGGGCCGACCGAGCCGCTGCTCGTCGAGGACACCGATGTCGAGGTCCTGGTCAAGCACCGCGGCAGCACGGGGATCACGGGGACCCGGTACGTGGTGCCGACGCACCCGTTCGACGTCGTCGGCTGGGACGGCTGCCTCTACCCGTACAGGTTCAACATCGCCGACTTCGAGCCGATCACCGGGCGGGTGCACCAGCCCCCGCCCGCACACCAGGTCTTCGAGGCGGACAACCTCGTGATCTGCAACTTCGTGCCCCGCAAGGTCGACTACCACCCGCTGTCGATCCCGGTGCCGTACTACCACGCCAACGTGGACTCCGACGAGATCATGTTCTACTGCGGCGGGAACTACGAGGCCCGCAAGGGCTCCGGCATCGGCCAGGGCTCGATCAGCGTGCACCCGGGCGGACACAGCCACGGCCCGCAGCCCGGCGCGATGGAGCGCTCGATCGGCGCCGAGTTCTTCGACGAGCTCGCCGTCATGGTCGACACCTTCCGCCCGCTGGAGCTCGGCGAAGGCGGCCGCGCGGTCGACGACGGCACCTACGCCTGGAGCTGGTCCGGCCGCGGACCCGCCTCGTGA